A section of the Asticcacaulis sp. EMRT-3 genome encodes:
- a CDS encoding DUF1223 domain-containing protein produces MTRPTPFMPALIAIFAALTACAPTLAAPARPVVVELFTSQGCSSCPPAHAVLNTLADRPDVLALSFAVTYWDNLGWKDSFGDPAYTARQWAYAKGLHHDNVYTPQMVIDGAHDTTGQSLQQVEPLIRTAAAHQKPGPSVVINGDHVTIAAMTGAPQAIVWLVRYDPRTQNVAIGRGENSGRTLPQRNVVRQLVRLGDWHGTTADFHLLKASDAHYRTAILVQQGDGGPIITAATL; encoded by the coding sequence ATGACACGCCCCACCCCCTTCATGCCCGCTTTGATCGCCATCTTCGCCGCCCTTACGGCCTGCGCCCCCACGCTTGCCGCCCCGGCGCGTCCGGTCGTGGTCGAGCTGTTCACCAGTCAGGGCTGCTCCTCCTGTCCGCCCGCCCATGCCGTGCTGAACACGCTGGCTGACCGGCCGGACGTACTGGCGCTCAGTTTTGCCGTCACCTACTGGGACAATCTCGGCTGGAAGGACAGTTTTGGCGATCCGGCCTATACGGCCCGCCAATGGGCCTATGCGAAGGGCCTGCATCACGACAATGTCTATACGCCGCAAATGGTGATTGATGGCGCGCACGATACCACTGGCCAGAGCCTGCAACAGGTCGAGCCGCTGATCCGCACCGCCGCCGCGCATCAAAAACCGGGCCCGTCCGTGGTGATCAACGGCGATCATGTCACGATTGCCGCCATGACCGGTGCGCCACAGGCCATTGTCTGGCTGGTGCGCTATGATCCGCGCACGCAAAATGTCGCTATCGGGCGCGGTGAAAACAGTGGCCGCACCCTGCCTCAGCGTAATGTGGTGCGCCAGCTTGTACGCCTCGGCGACTGGCATGGGACGACAGCGGATTTTCACTTGCTAAAAGCCAGCGATGCACATTACCGCACGGCTATCCTTGTTCAGCAAGGCGATGGCGGGCCGATTATAACGGCAGCAACCCTGTAG
- a CDS encoding ATP-binding protein produces the protein MRPAAIQSHPRSLIRSVFLRAMIIVILGMTLIGAVAATTVSSLVNRGFDAQLRMGSLMLVSLMSDELAARRAMSPPQPASCDQPLLSGEDRQAFTDFARWRMFRVWYGGRACWASRVGPDLTAPGASSFSRFQNIRDHGVTWRYYTYAAPHNGPVVQVGEPLGVRRRIVARMVLEMIIPFLLIAILLIFVLLRGMRASLKNLYLFSETLAMQKDRPPFLHPQPEDWARELHPLIRTLNRLFTRIEEAIGRERRFIDMAAHQLRTPLAGLSIEAQLAARSQTPEELEARLAGVHASTQRVSGLVDQLLILAQVEATVRPSVAAVAVKDVLSSVIADIALVAARRQVEIAVEMDDDAELTGPEALLHPLLANLIDNAVKYSPEGGEVLVEVHKQALIISDSGPGMSREERAHGFERFWRAPGNNRPGAGLGLAIAQEAATRLSARLSLEDRGDGRSGLQVRVSFGDWPEG, from the coding sequence ATGAGGCCGGCGGCGATACAGAGCCATCCGCGCTCCCTGATCAGATCGGTCTTCCTGCGGGCGATGATCATTGTCATTCTTGGCATGACTCTGATCGGTGCTGTGGCGGCGACGACCGTGTCGTCACTGGTCAATCGCGGCTTCGATGCGCAATTGCGTATGGGCAGCCTGATGCTGGTCAGTCTTATGTCGGATGAACTGGCGGCGCGGCGTGCGATGTCGCCACCACAGCCCGCCTCATGCGATCAGCCGCTCCTGTCCGGGGAAGATCGTCAGGCCTTTACCGATTTCGCCCGCTGGCGCATGTTTCGCGTCTGGTACGGTGGCAGGGCGTGCTGGGCGTCACGGGTGGGGCCTGATCTCACCGCGCCGGGGGCTTCCAGTTTCAGCCGGTTTCAGAATATTCGCGATCACGGCGTCACCTGGCGCTATTATACCTATGCCGCGCCGCACAACGGCCCCGTGGTGCAGGTGGGTGAGCCGCTGGGCGTGCGCCGCCGTATCGTGGCGCGCATGGTGCTTGAAATGATCATTCCTTTTCTGCTGATCGCCATTCTGCTGATTTTCGTGCTGCTGCGTGGTATGCGCGCCAGCCTTAAAAATCTTTATCTGTTCAGCGAAACCCTGGCCATGCAGAAGGATCGCCCGCCTTTCCTGCATCCGCAGCCTGAGGATTGGGCCAGAGAACTGCATCCGCTCATCCGCACACTGAATCGCCTGTTCACCCGCATCGAGGAGGCGATCGGCCGCGAACGCCGCTTTATTGATATGGCCGCACATCAGTTACGCACCCCGCTGGCGGGCCTCAGTATCGAAGCGCAACTGGCGGCGCGCAGCCAGACGCCGGAGGAGCTTGAGGCGCGGCTGGCGGGCGTTCATGCTTCAACCCAGCGTGTGTCGGGTCTGGTGGATCAGCTTCTGATCCTCGCTCAGGTCGAGGCGACGGTGAGGCCCTCTGTCGCCGCCGTAGCCGTGAAAGATGTTTTGTCCTCCGTGATCGCCGACATAGCGCTGGTGGCGGCGAGGCGTCAGGTGGAGATCGCGGTCGAAATGGACGACGATGCCGAACTGACGGGGCCGGAGGCGCTGCTTCATCCCTTGCTGGCGAACCTGATCGACAATGCGGTCAAATACTCACCCGAAGGCGGGGAGGTTCTGGTCGAGGTGCACAAGCAAGCGCTGATCATCAGCGATAGCGGGCCGGGCATGAGCCGTGAGGAGCGCGCGCATGGTTTCGAGCGTTTCTGGCGCGCGCCCGGCAATAACCGGCCAGGCGCGGGTCTGGGCCTGGCCATCGCTCAGGAGGCCGCCACGCGGCTGTCGGCGCGCCTGTCGCTGGAGGATCGCGGCGATGGCCGCTCTGGCTTGCAGGTGCGCGTCAGTTTCGGTGATTGGCCTGAGGGCTGA
- a CDS encoding flavin reductase family protein — MDKKALRHTLGSFATGVCVITTPDPDHQAGHVIGMTANSFSSVSLEPPLVQWCLDLKAHRYQVYAEAPRFAINVLGAGQATLSRRFARQNAHILPEEGLVSPLHPLRLEGVAAFLDCELYDSRVMGDHLVITARVMAFDADTERAGLLFFRGRYGEAGVML, encoded by the coding sequence ATGGATAAGAAGGCCCTGCGCCATACGCTTGGCAGTTTCGCCACCGGCGTCTGTGTCATCACCACGCCCGATCCCGATCATCAGGCCGGTCATGTGATCGGCATGACCGCCAATTCCTTCAGTTCGGTGTCGCTGGAGCCGCCTCTGGTGCAGTGGTGCCTCGATCTGAAGGCGCACCGCTATCAGGTCTATGCCGAGGCACCGCGTTTCGCCATCAATGTGCTGGGCGCGGGCCAGGCCACGTTGTCGCGCCGCTTTGCCCGCCAAAACGCCCATATTCTGCCCGAAGAGGGATTGGTCAGCCCGCTTCATCCGCTGCGGCTGGAAGGCGTGGCGGCGTTTCTCGATTGCGAACTGTATGACAGCCGCGTCATGGGCGATCATCTGGTCATCACGGCACGGGTGATGGCCTTCGACGCCGATACGGAGCGGGCAGGGCTGTTGTTTTTCCGGGGCCGGTATGGCGAAGCGGGGGTGATGCTATGA
- a CDS encoding NAD(P)-dependent oxidoreductase produces MKLCFAGLGVMGDPMAGHLVKAGHQVTAYNRSPAKAVDWAKRNGAKAADSVAQAVDGVDALLLCVGRDGDVRDMVTEALPHLKAGALLIDHTTTSAKLAREMAALCAEKGVIFFDAPVSGGQAGAQNGQLSVMVGGAADRFADMQALTAPYTKSITYLGEAGAGQTAKMCNQIAIAAAVQGVAEAMHFARCAGLDTDLVFNAISAGAAGSWQMSNRWKTMSEDKYDFGFAVDWMRKDLGIALDEARENGAHLAVAALVDQFYSEVQSMGGARWDTSSLHARLEARRKR; encoded by the coding sequence ATGAAACTGTGTTTTGCCGGACTGGGCGTGATGGGCGATCCGATGGCGGGTCATCTGGTTAAGGCGGGCCATCAGGTGACCGCCTATAACCGCAGTCCTGCCAAGGCGGTGGACTGGGCGAAACGTAATGGCGCTAAGGCTGCGGATAGCGTTGCGCAAGCGGTTGATGGCGTGGACGCTTTGCTGCTGTGTGTCGGGCGTGATGGCGATGTGCGCGATATGGTGACTGAGGCCCTGCCGCATCTGAAGGCGGGCGCTCTGCTGATCGACCACACCACCACCTCGGCGAAGCTGGCGCGCGAAATGGCGGCTCTCTGTGCTGAAAAGGGTGTGATTTTCTTCGATGCACCGGTATCGGGCGGGCAGGCGGGGGCGCAAAACGGGCAGTTATCGGTGATGGTGGGCGGCGCTGCCGATCGCTTTGCCGACATGCAGGCCCTGACCGCGCCCTATACGAAATCGATCACCTATCTGGGCGAGGCGGGGGCTGGTCAGACGGCCAAGATGTGCAACCAGATCGCTATTGCCGCCGCCGTGCAGGGCGTGGCCGAGGCGATGCACTTCGCCAGATGTGCCGGACTGGACACCGATCTCGTCTTCAACGCCATTTCGGCGGGGGCAGCGGGTTCGTGGCAGATGTCGAACCGTTGGAAGACGATGAGCGAAGATAAATATGACTTCGGCTTTGCGGTCGATTGGATGCGCAAGGATTTGGGGATAGCGCTGGATGAGGCGCGTGAGAACGGCGCGCATCTGGCCGTGGCGGCGCTGGTTGATCAGTTCTATTCCGAGGTGCAGTCGATGGGCGGTGCGCGCTGGGATACGTCGAGCCTGCACGCGCGGCTGGAGGCCAGGCGAAAGCGCTAG
- the hemB gene encoding porphobilinogen synthase: MTFTPILAPFPLNRPRRLRQSGWIRDLVAENRLHTSDLIWPIFVHDRDVAREAIGSLKGVDRLSIKEAVKEAKLARDLGIPVLALFPHLSEKIRSADAKAAIDPDGLIAQVCRAIKAEVPGIGLLVDIALDPYTDHGHDGLIIGDKIANDATVEMLTQQALVLTAAGADICAPSDMMDGRILAIRKALEAGGHQDTLIMSYAAKYASAFYGPYRDAIGVKALKGDKKTYQMDSANTHESLREVAIDLQEGADMVMVKPGLPYLDIVQRVSETFRVPTFVYQVSGEYAMIKASVDAGFMDHDKAVLETLLAFKRAGASGILTYFARHVAELLKA; encoded by the coding sequence ATGACCTTCACGCCCATCCTTGCTCCGTTTCCGCTGAACCGTCCGCGCCGTCTGCGCCAGTCCGGCTGGATACGCGATCTGGTGGCTGAAAACCGGTTGCATACGTCCGACCTGATCTGGCCGATCTTCGTCCATGACCGCGATGTGGCCCGCGAAGCCATCGGCAGCCTCAAAGGCGTTGACCGCCTGAGCATCAAAGAGGCTGTCAAAGAAGCAAAGCTGGCGCGCGATCTCGGCATCCCCGTGCTGGCGCTTTTCCCGCACCTCAGTGAGAAAATCCGCAGCGCTGACGCGAAAGCCGCCATCGATCCCGACGGCCTGATCGCGCAAGTTTGTCGCGCCATCAAGGCCGAGGTGCCCGGTATCGGCCTGCTGGTCGATATTGCGCTCGACCCCTATACCGATCACGGCCATGACGGGCTGATCATCGGTGACAAAATCGCCAATGACGCCACGGTTGAGATGCTCACCCAGCAGGCGCTGGTGCTGACCGCTGCTGGCGCCGACATCTGCGCGCCCTCCGATATGATGGACGGACGGATACTTGCGATCCGCAAGGCACTGGAAGCGGGCGGCCATCAGGATACGCTGATCATGTCCTATGCCGCCAAATACGCCTCCGCCTTTTACGGCCCCTACCGCGACGCCATCGGCGTCAAGGCGCTGAAAGGCGACAAGAAAACCTACCAGATGGATTCCGCCAACACGCACGAATCTCTGCGTGAAGTGGCCATCGATTTGCAGGAAGGTGCCGATATGGTGATGGTCAAGCCCGGCCTGCCCTATCTCGACATCGTGCAACGCGTATCGGAAACCTTTCGCGTGCCCACCTTTGTCTATCAGGTCAGTGGCGAATATGCGATGATCAAGGCGTCGGTCGATGCGGGCTTCATGGACCACGACAAGGCCGTGCTGGAAACCCTGCTGGCCTTCAAACGCGCCGGGGCCAGCGGCATCCTCACCTATTTCGCCCGCCATGTGGCGGAACTTTTAAAGGCTTGA
- a CDS encoding PEGA domain-containing protein: MGQLKAVCLGMAAVSVSALGGCATMTRGTHQDWTVTSDPLGAMVQTNNGFACDTTPCTFKVPRKPGFEVTVSKPGYKTAKFNVVSSVHGGGGAAMAGNVLVGGIIGGIVDANNGSMDDLTPNPLVVKLEKEGGSDAQK, from the coding sequence ATGGGCCAATTGAAAGCCGTGTGTCTCGGCATGGCGGCTGTGTCCGTGTCTGCACTCGGCGGCTGCGCCACCATGACGCGGGGCACGCATCAGGACTGGACGGTTACATCCGATCCCCTGGGCGCGATGGTGCAGACCAATAATGGTTTTGCCTGCGACACGACGCCGTGCACCTTCAAGGTGCCGCGCAAGCCCGGCTTTGAGGTAACTGTGAGCAAGCCGGGCTACAAGACCGCCAAGTTCAACGTCGTTAGCAGCGTACATGGTGGCGGCGGCGCGGCCATGGCGGGTAACGTCCTGGTTGGCGGTATTATTGGCGGCATCGTGGACGCTAATAACGGGTCGATGGATGATCTCACGCCCAATCCACTTGTCGTAAAACTGGAAAAAGAGGGTGGCTCGGATGCGCAGAAATAA
- a CDS encoding flagellar motor protein MotB: MASRDAPILIKKVKKVSGGGHHGGAWKVAYADFVTAMMAFFLLMWLINTTSPEQKRGVADYFAPANVSQSTSGSGGILGGQALGTDGDKNEGTMSFIEQMAPKPPNTQDPDGQSSQTKGKGSAGSNADNDQETDAQKQEQMAFQSAAESLRQALQDMPELAELSKNILVDQTPEGLRIQLIDQEGRSMFNVNSAQPNDRAKLLLRAVAKIINRLPNRITITGHTSAVAGQSDQDPKDWALSAARADASRAVLQAAGVDQDRIAEVSGKAAKEPLYPDDPSLAGNRRISIVLLREAPVLPQN, from the coding sequence ATGGCCAGTCGCGACGCGCCGATCCTTATTAAAAAAGTCAAGAAGGTCAGCGGCGGCGGCCACCACGGCGGCGCGTGGAAGGTGGCCTATGCCGACTTCGTCACCGCCATGATGGCCTTCTTCCTGCTGATGTGGCTGATCAACACCACCTCGCCCGAACAAAAGCGCGGCGTCGCCGATTATTTCGCCCCGGCCAATGTGTCGCAATCGACCTCCGGCTCCGGCGGTATTCTGGGCGGTCAGGCGCTCGGCACGGACGGCGACAAGAACGAAGGCACCATGTCCTTCATCGAGCAGATGGCCCCCAAGCCGCCCAACACACAAGACCCCGATGGGCAGTCGAGCCAGACCAAGGGCAAGGGCAGCGCTGGATCGAACGCCGATAATGATCAGGAAACCGACGCCCAGAAGCAGGAGCAGATGGCGTTCCAGAGTGCAGCCGAATCGCTGCGTCAGGCCTTGCAGGACATGCCTGAACTGGCGGAGCTATCGAAGAACATCCTCGTCGACCAGACGCCTGAGGGGCTGCGCATCCAGTTAATCGATCAGGAAGGCCGTTCGATGTTCAATGTGAACTCGGCCCAGCCCAATGACCGTGCCAAGCTTTTGCTGCGCGCCGTGGCCAAGATCATCAACCGCCTGCCCAATCGCATCACCATCACCGGCCACACCTCCGCCGTGGCAGGCCAGTCCGATCAGGATCCTAAGGACTGGGCGCTTTCCGCCGCCCGCGCCGATGCGTCACGCGCCGTTTTGCAGGCGGCGGGCGTCGATCAGGATCGCATCGCCGAGGTATCGGGCAAGGCCGCCAAGGAACCGCTTTATCCTGACGATCCTTCGCTGGCCGGTAATCGCCGCATCTCGATCGTGCTGTTACGCGAAGCACCGGTTCTGCCGCAGAACTGA
- a CDS encoding response regulator transcription factor, whose protein sequence is MATRLLVIEDDPVLGEGLRAGLEKAGYSVDLANRLDMADTLLKGRHQPAAILLDLGLPDGDGMRFLKALRRDGQAIPVMIVTAAAQREIRLEGLNCGADDYVTKPYDLDEVTARTRVLLRRARGMAADLSYFGPYELDLSGQVVRAGERTILLTQREFRVLSLLTSRIGRWVSKSDIEYVVYEDAVDIESNTIETAVYGLRRKLGAEAIMTARGLGYMVRR, encoded by the coding sequence GTGGCGACGAGATTGCTGGTGATTGAAGACGATCCCGTCCTGGGCGAAGGTCTGAGGGCCGGGCTCGAAAAGGCGGGCTACAGCGTCGATCTGGCCAACCGGCTCGATATGGCTGACACCCTGTTGAAAGGTCGTCATCAGCCTGCGGCGATCCTTCTCGATTTGGGCTTGCCCGACGGCGATGGGATGCGGTTTCTCAAAGCGCTGCGCCGTGATGGGCAGGCCATTCCCGTCATGATCGTCACGGCGGCAGCGCAACGGGAAATCCGGCTGGAAGGGCTGAATTGCGGCGCAGATGACTATGTCACCAAGCCCTATGATCTCGATGAAGTCACGGCCAGGACGCGCGTCCTGCTGCGGCGGGCCAGGGGCATGGCGGCAGATCTGTCGTATTTCGGGCCTTATGAACTCGATCTGAGCGGTCAGGTTGTGCGCGCAGGCGAACGCACCATCCTGCTGACCCAGCGGGAATTCCGCGTTCTGTCGCTTCTGACGAGCCGGATCGGTCGCTGGGTATCGAAATCCGACATCGAATATGTCGTCTATGAAGACGCCGTCGATATTGAAAGCAACACCATCGAGACAGCGGTCTATGGTTTGCGCAGAAAGCTGGGTGCGGAAGCTATCATGACAGCGCGCGGGCTGGGCTATATGGTTCGGCGATGA
- a CDS encoding arginyltransferase gives MSEHFPGRKLRYYLTVPGPCPYLPGQEERKVFVHLPPLEAIGLNDQLSAIGFRRSQNIAYRPACQSCRACQSVRIPVHQYRMSKSDRRVVRANADLIKSFVEAEASREQFDLLQKYLRARHPDGGMMDMSWPDLVAMVEETLVRTHLIEYRLDDRLVACVLVDALNDGLSLVYSFYDPDLLPRSLGRYIILDHIDQATRAGYDYVYLGYWVKGSPKMDYKARYRPLEALTDLGWQTLPRSDSDVG, from the coding sequence ATGAGCGAGCACTTTCCAGGACGAAAGCTCAGATATTATCTGACCGTGCCCGGCCCGTGCCCCTACCTGCCCGGACAGGAAGAGCGCAAGGTGTTTGTTCACCTGCCGCCGCTGGAGGCCATCGGGCTCAACGACCAGCTCTCCGCCATCGGTTTTCGCCGTTCGCAAAACATCGCCTATCGTCCGGCCTGCCAGTCGTGCCGCGCCTGCCAAAGCGTGCGCATACCGGTTCATCAGTACCGGATGTCGAAATCTGACCGGCGCGTGGTGCGCGCCAATGCCGACCTGATCAAGAGCTTCGTCGAGGCCGAGGCCAGCCGTGAGCAGTTCGACCTGCTGCAAAAGTATCTGCGCGCCCGCCATCCCGATGGCGGCATGATGGATATGAGCTGGCCCGATCTGGTGGCTATGGTCGAGGAAACGCTGGTGCGCACCCATCTGATCGAATACCGGCTGGACGACCGGCTGGTGGCCTGCGTGCTCGTCGATGCGCTCAATGACGGTCTGTCGCTGGTGTACAGCTTTTACGATCCCGACCTTTTGCCGCGCAGCCTCGGTCGCTATATCATCCTCGATCATATCGATCAGGCGACGCGCGCCGGTTATGATTATGTCTATCTCGGCTACTGGGTGAAGGGCTCACCCAAGATGGATTACAAGGCGCGCTACCGCCCGCTGGAAGCCCTGACCGACCTCGGCTGGCAAACCCTGCCGAGGTCGGATTCAGACGTCGGCTGA
- a CDS encoding DUF535 family protein, which translates to MRFFVMKYWQMYPWSSRWIAYTEANHQLYTGQEPPIEMVRTKFARSYYNRKLSPRKKLDLLTGHYDYEAAILCPDMIASLMRGEIVSLARLNDKLGQAYSFSLHRHERYRAEGEITLFLKADNEDLALAALTFHLGHTADGRPVLRIGGLQGPAAEDAKQRIIATTRALHGWRPKAACLYVAGLLANIFGADTLEAVPDALHPLRNARHAFVANNDLFWLENGAQTTPEGYFKMAAHRPETRAAADIPAKKRKDWLARQALKHALNQQIAETLGLALLSAPEIIRFDHAA; encoded by the coding sequence ATGCGTTTTTTCGTTATGAAATATTGGCAGATGTATCCGTGGTCATCGCGCTGGATCGCCTATACCGAAGCCAATCACCAGCTCTATACCGGGCAGGAACCGCCGATCGAAATGGTGCGAACAAAGTTTGCCCGCAGCTATTACAACCGCAAACTCTCGCCGCGCAAAAAGCTCGACCTGCTCACCGGGCATTACGATTATGAGGCCGCCATCCTGTGCCCTGACATGATTGCCAGCCTCATGCGCGGCGAGATCGTTTCTCTGGCCCGCCTGAATGACAAGCTGGGCCAGGCTTACAGCTTCAGTCTGCATCGGCATGAGCGTTACCGCGCCGAAGGCGAGATCACGCTTTTCCTTAAGGCAGACAACGAAGATCTGGCGCTGGCGGCGCTGACCTTCCATCTCGGCCACACCGCCGACGGGCGGCCCGTCCTGCGCATCGGCGGTCTGCAAGGCCCTGCTGCCGAAGACGCCAAGCAACGCATCATCGCCACGACGCGCGCCTTGCACGGATGGCGTCCCAAGGCCGCGTGTCTGTATGTTGCCGGACTTCTGGCCAATATATTTGGTGCCGACACGCTGGAGGCCGTGCCCGACGCCCTGCATCCGCTGCGCAATGCCCGTCACGCCTTCGTTGCCAATAACGATTTGTTCTGGCTTGAAAACGGTGCGCAAACTACGCCCGAAGGTTATTTCAAGATGGCGGCGCACCGTCCTGAAACGCGCGCCGCCGCCGATATACCGGCCAAGAAGCGTAAGGACTGGCTGGCGCGTCAGGCGCTCAAACACGCGCTCAATCAACAGATCGCGGAAACCCTGGGCCTGGCATTGCTGTCGGCGCCTGAGATTATACGGTTTGATCATGCGGCCTGA
- the parC gene encoding DNA topoisomerase IV subunit A, protein MSDIMIPDDAGGRILDEPMGDALSRRYLAYALSTIMHRALPDVRDGMKPVHRRVMYAMSNMRLSPEAAARKCAKVVGEVMGNFHPHGDQSIYDALVRMAQDFAQRYPLVDGQGNFGNIDGDNAAAMRYTECKLTVAATLLLDGINEDAVDFRATYDEQDEEPVVLPAAFPNLLANGAMGIAVGMATSIPPHNAAELIDACRKLLAKPDTAIEELMEIIPGPDFPTGGICVESKASLLESYRTGRGSIRTRARYEVEDLGRGAWRIVVREIPYQVQKSRLIEQLADLIEAKKAPLLGDVRDESDEQVRLVLEPKTRNIEPEVLMESLFKISDLETRFSVNINVLDATSTPRVMSLRDCLTAFLDHRREVLRRMSQWRLERIEKRLHLLDGLMIAFLNLDEVIRIIREDETPKPTLMARFSLTEVQADYILDTRLRQLARLEEMTIQNEHKKLSEERDGLIALLGSEKLQWKRIDQQLVEVRKKLVSGRRTTFADAPTGIEVAAIESYLPKEPITVILSKRGWIRAAKGKVEDPSELKFKEGDELGFLVPGYTTDKLLILTSDGRFLTLTCDKLPSGRGHGEPLRLMLDIEESAQIVTVFMLTPGQKRLMVSKNGYGFVMNEDDAVANKRAGKQVLNVEGTEAFAALPVTGDHVVVLGENNKVLVYPVTELPDMARGKGVKLQAYKDGGVKDIAVFSMAPRSGETGAVWYDGAGRSRDFKDVKDYIGRRASAGRIAPRGLRKLRL, encoded by the coding sequence ATGAGCGACATAATGATTCCTGACGACGCGGGCGGGCGCATCCTTGATGAGCCGATGGGCGATGCCCTGTCGCGCCGCTACCTGGCCTATGCCCTGTCCACCATCATGCACCGCGCCCTGCCGGACGTGCGCGACGGCATGAAACCCGTCCACCGCCGCGTCATGTACGCCATGAGCAATATGCGGCTCAGCCCCGAAGCGGCGGCGCGCAAATGCGCCAAGGTGGTGGGCGAGGTGATGGGTAATTTCCACCCGCACGGCGACCAGTCGATCTACGACGCTCTGGTGCGCATGGCGCAGGATTTCGCGCAGCGTTATCCGCTGGTCGATGGTCAGGGCAATTTCGGCAATATCGACGGCGATAATGCCGCCGCCATGCGTTACACTGAATGTAAGCTGACCGTGGCCGCTACGCTTTTGCTCGACGGTATCAACGAGGACGCGGTCGATTTTCGCGCCACCTATGATGAGCAGGATGAAGAACCGGTCGTGCTGCCCGCGGCCTTCCCGAACCTGCTGGCCAATGGCGCTATGGGGATTGCGGTCGGCATGGCCACCTCGATCCCGCCGCACAATGCCGCCGAACTGATCGACGCCTGCCGCAAGTTGCTGGCCAAGCCCGATACCGCCATCGAAGAGCTGATGGAGATTATTCCGGGGCCCGATTTCCCAACCGGCGGCATCTGCGTTGAATCGAAGGCCTCTTTGCTGGAATCCTACCGCACCGGACGCGGCTCGATCCGCACCCGCGCCCGCTATGAGGTTGAGGATCTGGGGCGCGGCGCCTGGCGCATCGTGGTGCGCGAAATTCCCTATCAGGTGCAGAAATCACGCCTGATCGAGCAACTGGCCGATCTGATTGAGGCCAAGAAGGCCCCGCTGCTCGGCGATGTGCGCGACGAATCGGACGAACAGGTGCGTCTGGTGCTGGAGCCCAAGACGCGCAATATCGAACCCGAAGTGCTGATGGAAAGCCTGTTCAAGATCTCCGATTTAGAGACGCGCTTCAGCGTCAATATCAATGTGCTCGACGCCACCAGCACGCCGCGCGTCATGAGCCTGCGTGATTGCCTGACGGCCTTCCTCGATCACCGCCGCGAGGTTTTGCGGCGCATGTCGCAATGGCGGCTGGAGCGCATCGAAAAGCGCCTGCATCTGCTCGATGGCCTGATGATCGCCTTCCTCAATCTCGACGAGGTGATCCGCATCATCCGCGAGGACGAGACGCCTAAGCCCACCTTGATGGCGCGTTTCAGCCTGACCGAGGTGCAGGCCGACTATATCCTCGATACCCGCCTGCGCCAGTTGGCGCGGCTTGAGGAAATGACCATCCAGAATGAGCATAAAAAGCTCAGCGAGGAACGCGATGGTCTGATCGCCCTGCTCGGTTCGGAAAAGCTGCAATGGAAGCGTATCGACCAGCAACTGGTCGAGGTGCGCAAAAAACTGGTGTCGGGGCGTCGCACCACCTTTGCCGATGCGCCCACCGGTATCGAGGTGGCGGCCATCGAAAGCTATCTGCCGAAGGAGCCGATCACCGTCATCCTGTCGAAGCGCGGCTGGATCCGCGCCGCCAAGGGCAAGGTGGAAGACCCATCGGAACTGAAGTTCAAGGAAGGCGATGAACTGGGCTTCCTGGTGCCAGGTTATACCACCGACAAGCTGCTCATCCTGACTTCGGATGGCCGTTTCCTGACGCTTACCTGCGATAAGCTGCCTTCCGGGCGCGGGCATGGCGAACCTTTGCGCCTGATGCTCGACATCGAGGAATCGGCGCAGATCGTTACGGTCTTCATGCTCACGCCGGGCCAGAAGCGGCTGATGGTATCGAAAAACGGCTATGGTTTCGTCATGAACGAGGACGATGCCGTGGCCAATAAGCGCGCTGGCAAGCAGGTGCTGAATGTCGAGGGCACTGAAGCCTTTGCCGCCCTGCCGGTGACGGGCGATCATGTCGTGGTGCTGGGCGAAAACAACAAGGTGCTGGTGTATCCGGTGACGGAACTGCCCGACATGGCGCGCGGCAAGGGCGTCAAGCTTCAGGCCTATAAGGACGGTGGCGTGAAAGACATTGCCGTGTTCAGCATGGCGCCCAGATCCGGAGAGACGGGTGCGGTCTGGTATGATGGGGCGGGCCGGTCGCGCGACTTCAAGGATGTTAAGGACTATATCGGCCGCCGCGCTTCGGCTGGCCGTATCGCACCGCGGGGATTGCGCAAACTCAGGTTGTAA